In a genomic window of Thalassotalea piscium:
- the tnpC gene encoding IS66 family transposase, with product MNTKTKLHQRIAQLERLLAEKDARLLFLEEQFRLAQQKQFGKSGEGFAGQGELFNEAEEIAVLAETEQQDISYRRNKPKRKPLPKDLPREVVVHDISDAEKVCVCCHAQLHKIGEDITEKLDFIPAQVKVIEHVRPKYACRECEKTGTSNPIKQALMPVSPIPKGIATASLLSQLITSKYQYGLPLYRQESLFKQYGIALSRQTMSDWMLKSAALFPPLIKRLKEELRKQAVIHADETTVNVIKSDKIKSYMWLYCTGTDSPMPTSSIPNIILYDYHDSRAGRCVVDYLDGYSGYLQVDGYQAYHQTQATLVGCWAHARRKFIEAKQAQPKGKSGKADVALSYIQKLYGIESRFKNTTPEETYEARQTQAKPILDKLHGWFTQQNVLPKNKLGEAITYLSNQWPKLVGYLEDGRLSIDNNRAERAIKSFVIGRKNWLFSQTANGADASAALYSIIETAKANGLVPFDYVKQCLEELCKPHPDIDAILPWNIKR from the coding sequence ATGAATACCAAGACTAAACTTCACCAACGTATTGCTCAGTTAGAGCGGTTATTAGCAGAAAAAGACGCACGTTTACTGTTCCTTGAAGAGCAGTTTCGCCTAGCGCAGCAAAAACAATTCGGTAAAAGTGGTGAAGGCTTTGCAGGTCAAGGGGAATTGTTCAACGAGGCGGAAGAAATCGCTGTGCTTGCTGAAACTGAGCAACAAGACATCAGCTATCGCCGTAATAAACCAAAGCGTAAACCCTTACCGAAAGACTTACCACGGGAAGTGGTGGTGCATGATATTAGCGACGCTGAGAAAGTGTGCGTTTGTTGTCATGCTCAATTACATAAAATCGGTGAAGACATCACTGAAAAACTAGACTTCATCCCGGCACAAGTCAAAGTTATTGAACATGTTCGCCCTAAATACGCGTGTCGTGAATGCGAAAAAACAGGCACTAGCAACCCGATTAAACAAGCGTTGATGCCAGTAAGTCCTATCCCTAAAGGCATTGCTACTGCAAGTTTACTGAGTCAACTCATTACCAGTAAATATCAATATGGTTTGCCTCTTTATCGCCAAGAATCATTATTCAAACAATACGGTATCGCGCTCAGTCGCCAAACAATGAGTGATTGGATGCTCAAATCAGCAGCGTTATTTCCCCCGCTCATCAAACGGCTTAAGGAAGAATTACGAAAACAAGCAGTGATACATGCCGATGAGACTACGGTCAATGTCATCAAGTCTGACAAAATAAAAAGTTACATGTGGTTGTATTGCACGGGCACGGATTCCCCCATGCCCACTAGTTCAATCCCAAATATTATCTTATACGATTATCATGATAGCCGTGCAGGTCGCTGCGTGGTTGATTATCTCGACGGCTATTCGGGCTACCTTCAAGTTGATGGTTATCAAGCCTATCATCAAACCCAAGCAACCTTAGTGGGTTGTTGGGCACATGCGCGGCGTAAATTCATTGAAGCCAAACAAGCACAACCCAAAGGAAAAAGTGGTAAAGCTGATGTGGCGCTAAGTTATATTCAAAAATTGTACGGTATTGAATCGCGTTTTAAAAATACAACTCCAGAAGAGACTTACGAGGCTCGCCAAACTCAAGCCAAACCGATACTAGATAAATTACACGGTTGGTTTACTCAACAAAATGTGTTGCCCAAAAACAAATTAGGTGAAGCTATCACGTATCTGAGTAATCAGTGGCCAAAATTGGTGGGTTACCTCGAAGACGGTCGCTTGAGCATCGACAATAATCGTGCAGAGCGGGCAATAAAGTCCTTCGTTATCGGACGTAAAAATTGGTTGTTTAGCCAAACCGCTAACGGTGCCGATGCGAGTGCTGCACTGTATAGTATTATCGAAACCGCTAAAGCTAATGGCTTAGTTCCATTTGATTATGTCAAGCAATGTCTTGAAGAGTTATGTAAACCACACCCTGATATTGACGCAATATTGCCGTGGAACATCAAGCGTTAG
- the tnpB gene encoding IS66 family insertion sequence element accessory protein TnpB (TnpB, as the term is used for proteins encoded by IS66 family insertion elements, is considered an accessory protein, since TnpC, encoded by a neighboring gene, is a DDE family transposase.), which translates to MKMFVDVPDVYLHRQFVDFRKSINGLSALLDSELQLPVLSGALFVFCNKGRDKLKILYWDQTGFALWYKRLERDKFKWPTRLTESTMELTEQQLHWLLSGFDVVGHQAMSLDNLSL; encoded by the coding sequence ATGAAGATGTTTGTTGATGTGCCTGATGTCTATTTACACCGCCAGTTTGTCGACTTTCGCAAATCCATTAATGGTTTATCGGCTTTGCTCGATAGTGAGCTGCAATTACCCGTGCTCTCTGGGGCTTTGTTTGTGTTTTGTAATAAAGGTCGCGATAAATTAAAAATTTTGTATTGGGATCAGACGGGTTTTGCGCTGTGGTATAAACGCCTTGAGCGAGATAAATTTAAGTGGCCAACAAGGTTAACTGAATCGACCATGGAGCTCACCGAGCAGCAATTACATTGGCTGTTATCTGGCTTTGATGTGGTGGGCCATCAAGCGATGAGCCTCGATAATTTGTCCTTATAA
- the tnpA gene encoding IS66 family insertion sequence element accessory protein TnpA gives MTRRTLDDWTKLIEQQAQSGLSILAFCRQHLIPTSNFYKYRHKIEHLNQTSGFVKAKVATKVTTQPADATIHIVFGDTRLTLPHHCEPTWLAELIKALHA, from the coding sequence ATGACCCGAAGAACGTTAGATGATTGGACGAAACTTATTGAACAACAAGCCCAAAGTGGCTTATCTATTCTTGCTTTTTGTAGGCAACACCTGATACCTACGTCAAATTTTTATAAATACCGACATAAAATTGAACACCTCAATCAAACATCGGGTTTTGTAAAAGCTAAGGTAGCAACAAAGGTAACAACTCAACCTGCCGATGCAACAATACACATAGTCTTTGGCGACACAAGGTTAACGCTACCTCATCATTGCGAACCAACATGGTTAGCTGAACTTATTAAAGCGTTACACGCATGA
- a CDS encoding cation transporter: protein MSDLDHRVGVREQNLVVRNLRLSNVTEENCDELVKSIDQLFGIDEVSYNIKEGEIHLAYDAANINLDGIEEVIRKHNADVHDDWWTHTKESYYKFVDQNVKDNAAHKPWSCHKVPPGASRKNK from the coding sequence ATGAGCGATTTAGATCATAGAGTTGGCGTTAGAGAGCAGAATTTAGTTGTTCGAAATTTAAGACTAAGTAATGTCACAGAAGAAAACTGTGACGAGTTAGTAAAATCAATTGATCAGCTTTTTGGTATAGATGAAGTCAGTTACAACATCAAAGAAGGTGAAATACACCTAGCATATGATGCGGCAAATATAAACCTTGATGGGATTGAGGAAGTTATTCGCAAACATAATGCCGATGTTCATGACGATTGGTGGACGCACACTAAAGAAAGCTACTACAAATTCGTTGATCAGAATGTCAAAGACAACGCTGCTCATAAACCGTGGAGTTGTCACAAAGTTCCTCCGGGTGCAAGCCGGAAAAATAAGTAA
- a CDS encoding methyltransferase family protein, whose amino-acid sequence MNETYDYGLWSMVILNSAIFIFFAFSFVKPKTSTDWRSLGAFSAFIVALFTEMYGFPLTIYFLSGWLTENYPEVNFFAHENGHLLHTFFGLEGDAHWDPFHIASMVFIVAGFFMLSSAWNVLHHAQKHHQLATTGWYARCRHPQYVAFILIMFGFLLQWPTIPTLAMFPILVVVYVKLAKREETQAIAEFGSEYHSYMESTPSWIPNFNKNIEGKNHENVR is encoded by the coding sequence ATGAATGAGACATATGATTATGGCTTATGGTCAATGGTGATACTGAATTCAGCAATTTTTATCTTTTTTGCCTTTAGTTTTGTAAAACCAAAAACATCAACTGATTGGCGAAGCCTAGGAGCGTTCTCCGCCTTTATTGTCGCTCTATTTACTGAAATGTATGGCTTTCCTTTAACTATCTATTTTTTGTCTGGATGGTTAACTGAAAATTACCCAGAAGTTAACTTCTTTGCGCATGAAAATGGGCACTTATTACATACTTTCTTTGGTTTGGAAGGTGATGCCCATTGGGACCCATTTCATATAGCGAGTATGGTGTTTATTGTGGCAGGTTTCTTTATGTTGTCTTCAGCATGGAACGTATTGCATCACGCGCAAAAACACCATCAATTGGCTACTACAGGATGGTACGCGAGGTGTCGTCACCCACAGTACGTAGCTTTCATTCTAATCATGTTCGGCTTCTTATTGCAGTGGCCGACCATCCCAACACTTGCGATGTTTCCAATCTTAGTCGTTGTTTACGTCAAGCTAGCGAAACGCGAAGAGACACAAGCTATTGCCGAGTTTGGTTCGGAGTACCATAGCTATATGGAATCGACACCAAGTTGGATTCCAAATTTTAATAAGAACATAGAAGGTAAAAATCATGAAAATGTTAGGTAA
- a CDS encoding DUF2933 domain-containing protein, producing MKNEHPKFWFTPTGWAALVLIAAATYFLIFEHGQHVLQFLPYLILLLCPLMHVFMHGSHGKHGHDHSHAPDDKKEESFQELTDKNEAYRDGYIQGLEEGRKELHKKENSDE from the coding sequence ATGAAAAATGAGCACCCTAAATTTTGGTTTACACCCACAGGTTGGGCTGCATTGGTGCTTATTGCCGCAGCCACCTATTTTTTAATCTTTGAACATGGACAACATGTTCTGCAATTTCTTCCCTATTTAATTTTGCTGTTATGTCCTTTGATGCATGTATTTATGCATGGCAGTCACGGCAAACATGGTCACGATCATTCACATGCGCCTGATGACAAAAAGGAAGAGAGCTTTCAAGAACTCACGGATAAAAATGAAGCCTATCGCGATGGCTACATACAAGGGTTAGAAGAAGGACGCAAGGAATTGCATAAGAAGGAGAACAGTGATGAATGA
- a CDS encoding P-II family nitrogen regulator, translated as MNMKKVTAIFDEMVLTRVEEALLSHGYKGFTLHKATGRGAYADTYNRNHLSAHIVMTIYVAFDDAEHVAEVLLDAAHTNVEGEGLVSVSPVDNLYWINSKSEALAEDLRSIGGQHEK; from the coding sequence ATGAACATGAAAAAAGTGACAGCCATTTTTGATGAAATGGTGTTAACACGAGTAGAAGAGGCACTACTTTCACATGGCTATAAAGGCTTTACCCTACATAAAGCAACTGGCAGAGGCGCATATGCTGATACCTACAATAGAAATCACTTATCAGCACATATAGTAATGACAATTTATGTTGCCTTCGACGATGCCGAACATGTTGCTGAAGTTTTGCTTGATGCAGCGCATACCAACGTTGAAGGAGAAGGATTAGTTAGCGTCTCTCCTGTGGATAACCTCTACTGGATAAATTCTAAGTCTGAAGCTTTAGCGGAAGATTTACGGTCAATAGGAGGCCAACATGAAAAATGA
- a CDS encoding cupredoxin domain-containing protein, which produces MMIINLLGLVLIAMIVWWFWLYKPNKTIVQDSEVLIEVRDGVYSPSSIQVSASQPVTLKFMRKDQSPCAETMLIPSLEISEQLKLNEITQITLLNLSPGEHEFHCQMQMYRGVLKVV; this is translated from the coding sequence ATGATGATAATTAACTTATTAGGCTTAGTGTTAATTGCAATGATTGTTTGGTGGTTTTGGCTATACAAACCCAATAAAACAATTGTTCAAGATAGTGAAGTACTCATTGAAGTGAGGGATGGTGTGTATTCACCATCCTCAATTCAAGTGTCTGCTAGCCAGCCTGTCACTCTGAAGTTTATGCGCAAAGATCAATCACCCTGCGCTGAAACAATGCTTATTCCATCATTGGAGATAAGTGAGCAGCTTAAATTAAATGAAATTACTCAAATTACCTTATTGAACTTATCACCGGGAGAGCATGAGTTTCATTGTCAGATGCAAATGTATCGCGGTGTCTTAAAGGTCGTTTAG
- a CDS encoding heavy metal translocating P-type ATPase, with translation MEKVSHNQQLIIEGAGCASCVGKIEGALKATFGVVSAEMNFADRTVIVSGTAKTEELIKAVESVGYNAKPIDDSSATDALDEKEAADWAYYKKLMRDTFIALSLGVPLMIYSIVVGEMTVETNLERMSWLVVGILTFGVMYFSGKHFYVGAWKSFKNHSANMDTLIALGTGTAWVYSMVVVFAPDAVPLMARHVYFEATAMIIGLIDLGLALEIKARGKTSEAIKRLIGLQAKTATVVRDNKEVQIGIEQVLLNDVVKVKPGEKIPVDGVVLEGHTSIDESMLTGEPMPVEKAEEDEVVAGTLNKSGMILFRATRVGKDTALAQIINMVKRAQNSKPPIGRLADVISAFFVPVVMIISVLSALAWLNFGPEPAVAFAIVSATTVLIIACPCALGLATPMSVMVGVGKAAEAGVLIRNGEALQNASKITAMILDKTGTITEGAPKVTDIVLAKATDEKDVLQLAASLESGSEHPLAQAIVESALDKDIELLKIEAFNAITGFGVEANCNNKALLFGNDKLMKLKGIDLTGFVGKAQSLAKEAKTPMYFAVDGELAAIIAVADPIKSDSISAIQRLQANGIRVIMLTGDNKETAATVAKKAGISEFFAEVLPEDKANKVKELQGSGEIVGMTGDGINDAPALALADVGFAIGTGTDVAIESADITLMRGSLHGLADAIAVSKATLRNIKQNLFGAFVYNVAGIPFAAGVLYPFFGILLSPVIAGAAMAFSSLTVVSNANRLRFFKAQNL, from the coding sequence TTGGAGAAAGTATCACATAACCAACAGCTTATCATTGAAGGTGCTGGGTGTGCTAGCTGTGTAGGCAAAATTGAAGGGGCGTTAAAGGCAACTTTTGGTGTAGTCAGTGCGGAAATGAATTTTGCTGATAGGACTGTAATAGTTTCTGGGACAGCTAAAACAGAAGAATTGATCAAAGCTGTTGAATCTGTGGGGTATAACGCGAAGCCAATTGATGATAGCTCTGCAACAGATGCGCTTGACGAGAAAGAAGCGGCTGATTGGGCATATTATAAAAAGCTAATGCGCGATACATTTATTGCCCTTTCACTCGGTGTTCCTTTGATGATCTACAGTATTGTAGTTGGAGAAATGACGGTTGAAACCAACCTTGAACGCATGTCTTGGCTGGTTGTAGGCATTTTAACTTTTGGTGTTATGTATTTTTCAGGTAAGCATTTTTATGTTGGCGCTTGGAAAAGCTTTAAAAATCACTCCGCTAATATGGACACTCTAATAGCTTTAGGAACAGGTACAGCTTGGGTGTATTCGATGGTTGTCGTGTTTGCACCTGACGCCGTTCCATTGATGGCACGGCATGTTTATTTTGAAGCTACCGCCATGATCATTGGCTTAATTGATTTAGGTCTAGCATTAGAAATAAAAGCCAGAGGTAAAACCTCTGAGGCCATTAAACGTCTTATCGGCTTGCAGGCCAAAACGGCAACCGTAGTTCGTGATAACAAAGAGGTTCAGATTGGTATTGAGCAGGTTTTACTGAATGATGTTGTAAAGGTAAAACCGGGCGAAAAAATTCCCGTCGATGGTGTGGTATTGGAAGGCCACACCTCCATTGATGAGTCCATGCTGACAGGCGAACCCATGCCTGTTGAAAAAGCTGAAGAAGATGAGGTTGTCGCTGGTACTTTGAACAAATCAGGCATGATTTTATTTAGAGCGACACGCGTTGGTAAAGACACGGCGCTTGCACAGATCATCAATATGGTGAAACGAGCACAAAATTCAAAACCGCCGATTGGCCGCTTGGCCGATGTTATTTCAGCTTTTTTCGTGCCTGTAGTGATGATCATCTCTGTGTTAAGTGCGCTAGCATGGCTTAACTTTGGACCTGAGCCAGCAGTCGCTTTTGCCATCGTATCAGCAACCACCGTACTTATTATTGCCTGCCCGTGTGCTTTGGGCCTAGCAACTCCTATGTCTGTCATGGTCGGAGTAGGAAAAGCAGCAGAAGCTGGCGTGCTTATTCGAAACGGTGAAGCACTGCAAAACGCCTCTAAAATCACTGCCATGATTTTAGATAAAACGGGCACTATTACTGAAGGGGCACCTAAGGTAACCGATATTGTTTTAGCAAAAGCTACTGACGAAAAAGACGTACTACAGCTTGCAGCAAGTTTAGAAAGCGGCTCAGAGCACCCTTTAGCGCAAGCGATTGTTGAAAGTGCATTAGATAAGGATATTGAGTTACTAAAAATTGAAGCCTTTAACGCCATCACGGGTTTTGGTGTAGAAGCAAACTGCAACAATAAAGCCCTGCTTTTCGGTAACGATAAACTAATGAAGTTAAAAGGCATAGACCTCACTGGCTTTGTTGGAAAAGCCCAGTCTTTAGCAAAAGAAGCTAAAACACCTATGTATTTTGCTGTTGATGGTGAGCTTGCCGCAATAATTGCTGTTGCAGATCCAATCAAGTCTGACTCAATCTCTGCTATCCAACGTCTTCAGGCCAATGGTATACGCGTCATCATGCTAACGGGGGATAACAAGGAAACCGCTGCCACTGTTGCCAAAAAAGCGGGCATTAGCGAGTTTTTTGCTGAAGTGCTGCCAGAAGACAAAGCCAACAAGGTGAAAGAGCTACAAGGCAGTGGCGAAATCGTTGGTATGACAGGTGATGGCATCAACGATGCTCCGGCGCTAGCGTTAGCTGATGTTGGTTTTGCTATAGGCACAGGTACAGACGTTGCGATTGAAAGCGCGGATATTACCCTGATGCGTGGTTCACTTCATGGCCTTGCTGATGCCATCGCGGTAAGCAAAGCGACTTTACGAAATATCAAACAAAACTTGTTTGGCGCGTTTGTCTATAACGTAGCCGGGATTCCTTTTGCTGCGGGGGTTCTATACCCCTTCTTTGGCATTCTGCTTAGCCCTGTAATTGCTGGTGCTGCAATGGCGTTTTCGTCATTGACCGTAGTGTCAAATGCAAATCGACTTCGCTTTTTTAAAGCCCAAAACTTATAG
- a CDS encoding MerR family transcriptional regulator, with product MKVAELAKSLGTTADTVRYYSRLELLKPAKSVNGYKSYSNKEVSRLKFILSARNLGFSVADIKEIINESEDGKSACPLVRSLIKERLEETEKQFQAMLALRGKMSSALSRWEEMEDKAPTANMVCHLIENFEQIKKA from the coding sequence ATGAAAGTTGCAGAGCTGGCAAAAAGCCTTGGAACGACTGCTGATACGGTGCGCTATTACTCGCGATTGGAACTGTTAAAACCTGCTAAGTCAGTGAACGGCTACAAGTCATACTCGAATAAAGAAGTATCGAGACTTAAATTCATTTTAAGTGCCAGAAACCTTGGTTTTTCTGTTGCAGATATCAAGGAAATTATTAATGAATCTGAAGATGGTAAAAGTGCGTGCCCATTAGTCAGAAGCCTGATCAAAGAGCGGCTTGAAGAAACAGAAAAGCAGTTTCAAGCAATGTTGGCACTTCGAGGAAAAATGTCTTCTGCGCTTTCTCGATGGGAAGAAATGGAAGACAAAGCACCGACTGCAAACATGGTTTGTCATCTCATCGAAAACTTTGAGCAAATTAAAAAAGCATAG
- a CDS encoding copper resistance protein B, translating into MKKLILTNTLRLLLIGLPLISVSVSAKDEMTEMGDPKMQAQGGDAPKDARDPHAYAAGTTLTEGPYALSSDKRLTLADEHSFYALLGDRLEYNEQTNAGVFDFQAWYGTTFDRLVIKTEGDFSEGNLEENQTDFLWGHAISAYWDTQVGIRLDYNNEGENRKWLAFGLQGLAPYWFEIDMTAYLGEQGNSAFSIEAEYELLLTQKLIVQPRAELTLYGKDDVQNNLGSGLSSSAIGFRVRYEFTRQFAPYVGVEWTNKFGNTADFAKLNGQSTRDTAFVAGIKFWL; encoded by the coding sequence ATGAAAAAGTTAATACTAACCAATACCTTAAGACTATTATTAATAGGTTTGCCCCTTATAAGTGTATCTGTATCTGCAAAAGATGAGATGACTGAGATGGGTGATCCTAAAATGCAAGCACAAGGTGGAGATGCACCTAAAGATGCTAGAGACCCCCATGCTTATGCAGCAGGTACAACTTTGACTGAAGGCCCTTACGCACTCAGTAGCGACAAACGACTGACTTTGGCAGATGAGCATTCATTTTACGCGCTACTAGGGGATCGTCTTGAATATAATGAGCAAACAAACGCAGGTGTTTTTGACTTTCAGGCATGGTATGGCACTACTTTTGATAGATTAGTCATCAAAACTGAAGGAGATTTTAGCGAAGGTAATTTAGAGGAGAACCAAACAGATTTTCTATGGGGCCACGCAATATCTGCTTATTGGGATACACAAGTCGGTATTCGACTTGATTACAATAACGAAGGTGAAAACCGCAAATGGCTAGCTTTTGGTTTACAAGGTCTAGCCCCCTACTGGTTTGAAATTGATATGACTGCGTATTTAGGAGAGCAAGGTAATAGTGCATTTTCGATCGAAGCTGAGTATGAGCTATTACTTACTCAAAAGTTAATTGTTCAACCACGAGCAGAGTTGACGCTTTACGGTAAGGATGACGTCCAAAATAACCTTGGTAGTGGCTTGTCTAGCAGTGCTATTGGTTTTCGGGTTCGTTATGAGTTTACCCGCCAGTTTGCTCCCTATGTGGGCGTTGAGTGGACAAATAAATTTGGTAATACAGCCGACTTTGCGAAGTTAAATGGGCAAAGTACTCGTGATACTGCTTTTGTTGCAGGTATCAAGTTCTGGCTCTGA
- a CDS encoding copper resistance system multicopper oxidase — translation MRIKSPLHQVSTPRRRFVQGVIAGGVLAAFPSVLHAASSLIAGTSTGTAPELSGEVIDLVIDESPVNFTGVVRMATTINGSIPAPTLRLREGDDVTIRVTNKLSVPSSIHWHGIILPYQMDGVPGISFKGIMPGETFVYKFKLQQSGTYWYHSHSGFQEMTGMYGALIIEPREKDIISADNEHVIQLSDWTDDDPMDLFRKLKVQSDVFNFNQPTVPEFFDDISNSSVSNALQRREMWNKMRMNPTDLADLSASAMTFLMNGCAPLTNWRGMFKAGEKVRLRFINGSSNTFFDVRIPELKLTVVQADGQNVEPVTVDEFRFGPGETYDVLVEPKNDAYTIFAQSMDRSGYAKGTLSMAPNVDAPVPSLDPVEWLTMTDMMGNMTHDSVHSTMADTAGMSGMNSNKMDHSAMGHGAMAMDHSKHGMTKNPLAVASTKVRHAKTEYGASVDMRVDMPRTNLDDPGIGLRKNGRRVLTLADLHSLEGITNQQEPEAEIELHLTGNMERYSWSFDGLEFGKSTPVHMKHNQRLRVILQNDTMMTHPMHLHGMWSDLENEKGDVQVRRHTIPVQPAQRISFLTTPHDVGRWAWHCHLLFHMDAGMFREVVVS, via the coding sequence ATGAGAATTAAAAGTCCATTACATCAAGTTTCTACGCCACGTAGACGCTTTGTACAAGGTGTAATTGCTGGCGGTGTATTAGCTGCTTTTCCAAGTGTTCTTCATGCAGCTTCATCTTTGATTGCTGGAACTTCAACAGGTACTGCGCCCGAACTAAGTGGAGAAGTAATAGATTTAGTGATAGATGAGTCACCCGTAAACTTCACAGGTGTTGTAAGAATGGCTACAACAATCAATGGCTCAATACCAGCTCCTACCTTGCGCCTCAGAGAAGGTGATGACGTTACTATCAGGGTAACTAATAAATTATCAGTGCCGAGTTCAATTCATTGGCATGGGATCATTCTTCCGTATCAAATGGATGGCGTACCGGGTATTAGCTTTAAAGGTATAATGCCGGGTGAAACCTTTGTTTATAAATTTAAGCTGCAACAAAGCGGCACATATTGGTATCACTCACACAGTGGCTTTCAAGAAATGACAGGTATGTACGGCGCATTAATTATTGAGCCAAGAGAAAAGGATATTATTAGTGCTGACAATGAGCATGTCATCCAATTGTCTGATTGGACTGATGATGACCCAATGGATTTGTTTCGCAAGTTAAAAGTACAGAGCGATGTATTTAACTTTAATCAACCTACTGTTCCAGAGTTTTTTGATGACATTTCAAATAGCAGCGTTTCAAATGCGCTACAACGCCGGGAAATGTGGAATAAAATGAGAATGAACCCTACAGATCTTGCAGACTTATCAGCATCTGCAATGACTTTTTTAATGAATGGTTGTGCGCCTTTGACAAACTGGCGTGGAATGTTTAAAGCTGGCGAAAAGGTTAGGCTTAGATTTATTAACGGTTCTAGCAATACGTTTTTTGATGTAAGAATACCTGAGCTGAAGTTAACAGTTGTACAAGCTGATGGACAAAATGTTGAACCTGTGACAGTAGATGAATTTAGATTTGGTCCCGGTGAAACTTATGATGTACTTGTCGAGCCAAAAAATGATGCATATACGATTTTTGCACAAAGCATGGATCGCTCAGGTTATGCTAAAGGTACTTTATCAATGGCACCTAACGTTGATGCACCAGTACCTTCTTTAGACCCCGTTGAGTGGTTAACGATGACAGATATGATGGGCAATATGACCCATGATAGTGTGCATTCTACAATGGCTGATACGGCAGGTATGTCGGGCATGAATTCTAATAAAATGGATCATAGTGCAATGGGTCATGGAGCGATGGCAATGGATCATAGTAAACATGGAATGACTAAAAACCCATTAGCTGTTGCTAGCACTAAAGTGCGTCATGCAAAAACAGAGTATGGAGCTTCTGTTGATATGCGTGTTGATATGCCTAGAACAAACCTTGATGATCCCGGTATAGGTTTACGTAAAAATGGACGCCGTGTTTTAACACTTGCAGATTTACATTCTCTTGAGGGAATTACAAACCAGCAAGAGCCAGAGGCTGAAATTGAATTACATTTAACTGGAAACATGGAGCGTTATAGCTGGTCATTTGATGGCTTGGAATTTGGAAAAAGCACGCCAGTTCACATGAAGCATAATCAACGTTTAAGAGTTATTTTACAAAACGATACAATGATGACACATCCCATGCACCTGCATGGTATGTGGAGCGATTTGGAGAATGAAAAAGGTGATGTACAGGTTCGTCGCCATACTATCCCTGTACAACCAGCGCAAAGAATTAGTTTTTTAACAACACCTCATGACGTAGGTCGCTGGGCATGGCATTGCCATTTATTATTCCACATGGATGCAGGTATGTTTAGAGAGGTAGTTGTATCATGA
- a CDS encoding YybH family protein, protein MKMKTINILLVLLMTFSFAANAHGDKNKDKGLFKGIDTPAAKVVLAFHQALETGNQKQARAQLADDVTIFEGGRVERSADEYAHHHMLSDMKYLAAMKSDTLEHQVTILGNTAISASRSQTTGTHKGVERDYQGMETMVLEKQNGEWKIKHIHWSH, encoded by the coding sequence ATGAAAATGAAAACAATAAATATATTACTCGTTTTATTAATGACGTTTAGTTTCGCAGCAAACGCTCATGGTGATAAGAACAAAGACAAAGGTTTGTTTAAAGGTATAGATACCCCTGCCGCAAAAGTTGTTTTGGCATTTCATCAAGCACTTGAAACTGGCAATCAAAAACAGGCTAGAGCGCAGTTAGCGGATGATGTCACCATTTTCGAGGGAGGCCGCGTTGAAAGGAGCGCTGATGAATATGCTCATCATCATATGTTGTCGGATATGAAGTATTTAGCAGCGATGAAGAGCGACACACTTGAACATCAAGTGACGATACTTGGAAATACCGCTATCTCTGCGTCGCGTAGTCAAACTACAGGTACTCATAAAGGTGTTGAACGCGATTATCAAGGCATGGAAACGATGGTGCTGGAAAAACAAAATGGTGAATGGAAGATTAAGCACATTCATTGGTCACATTAA